Proteins encoded in a region of the Oscillospiraceae bacterium MB24-C1 genome:
- a CDS encoding cation:proton antiporter has product MESYRFIFDVAIILLMTKTFSILTKRVDMPQVVGALVAGLLLGPSLLGIVQPSEFMNQVSELGVIVLMFGAGLQTDIKELRRSGKAAFFIALCGVLIPLAGGYFLATVFNRGHEVFLENLFVGIVLTATSVSITVETLKEMGKLSTNSGNAILGAALIDDIIGLILLTTVTGAADETVSLVSVLIKVVAFFGISLLVGGFLHRIIEKWMESAAWDRKRFAIISLAFCFFYAYVAEEIFGVADITGAFIAGLIISNTIRATYVSSRCEILSYMLLSPIFFAGIGLKVTLTALNLDTIILSVSLLVIAVITKIVGSGLGAKVCGYTKEESLRIGVGMVSRGEVALIVANKGIASGLMNTIFLVPLVLMVVGTTVITPILLRLVYPKNKTGAYDDLVHSDLIENYSEVRDFDLASETVLEMHRELRGNDAKKNR; this is encoded by the coding sequence ATGGAATCCTATCGTTTTATTTTTGATGTCGCCATTATACTTTTGATGACTAAGACTTTTTCAATACTCACAAAAAGAGTGGATATGCCACAGGTGGTAGGTGCACTTGTAGCTGGTTTGCTGTTGGGCCCCAGCTTGCTGGGTATTGTTCAACCTTCCGAATTTATGAATCAAGTCTCTGAACTTGGCGTTATTGTTTTGATGTTTGGTGCAGGTTTGCAGACCGATATTAAAGAACTGCGCCGATCTGGAAAAGCTGCATTTTTTATTGCACTTTGCGGCGTGTTGATTCCTTTGGCCGGGGGTTACTTTCTTGCGACGGTATTCAACCGCGGCCATGAGGTGTTTCTCGAAAACCTGTTTGTCGGTATCGTATTAACTGCAACCTCGGTTTCAATTACAGTGGAAACCCTCAAAGAGATGGGCAAGCTTTCTACGAATTCTGGTAACGCCATTCTTGGCGCGGCATTGATTGACGATATTATCGGTCTGATATTGCTCACAACGGTCACGGGTGCAGCCGATGAGACGGTCAGTCTTGTCAGCGTTCTTATCAAAGTTGTGGCATTCTTTGGGATCAGCCTGTTGGTAGGCGGATTTTTGCACCGGATAATCGAAAAATGGATGGAGTCAGCTGCCTGGGACAGAAAGCGCTTCGCCATCATTTCTTTGGCCTTTTGCTTTTTCTATGCCTATGTTGCCGAAGAGATCTTCGGTGTTGCGGATATCACGGGCGCGTTCATTGCCGGCCTCATTATCTCAAATACCATCCGCGCAACCTATGTGTCGTCACGTTGTGAAATATTGTCTTATATGCTGCTTTCGCCGATATTCTTCGCCGGCATAGGTTTAAAGGTGACACTTACCGCGCTGAATCTCGATACAATCATTTTATCTGTAAGCCTCCTTGTTATCGCGGTTATTACGAAAATCGTCGGTTCCGGCCTGGGCGCAAAAGTATGCGGATATACAAAAGAAGAATCTCTCCGCATAGGTGTTGGAATGGTTTCCCGTGGTGAGGTAGCGCTCATTGTCGCCAATAAAGGAATTGCCAGCGGGTTGATGAATACCATATTTCTGGTTCCACTCGTCTTAATGGTGGTAGGTACAACCGTCATAACCCCGATATTGCTCCGTCTGGTTTACCCGAAAAACAAGACCGGCGCATACGACGATCTGGTTCACAGCGATCTGATCGAGAACTACAGCGAGGTCAGAGACTTCGATCTTGCTTCAGAAACCGTGTTGGAAATGCACCGTGAGCTAAGAGGGAATGATGCGAAAAAGAACAGATAG
- a CDS encoding ABC transporter substrate-binding protein, with translation MKKLLYALLACMLLILSCACGKISKSNDDRWPVSVGDTTFTHVPKRVISLSPALTDTLFALGYGGRIVGVSDYCELPETAQDTAACGTALMPDADTLLQLEPDIIFCSATLPTKITKSLEAAGVQIIVVTSAQTLDGILENYRLLCTAFEGSEMGDLKTEQLSLFVHTTLDYVSETVSSALSPEENKAVYLRQIPFVMATGDTLEGGLLTEMGFVNQGDAYTGWNYPLEAEPDLNPNYIFCDESISLEALQSSDYYKRTSAVTHERVYTFDARMFERQSPRMFFELEDLMKRAFPEAFVSPKPSFVMDMPEPEPEPEKTWWQKLFSK, from the coding sequence ATGAAAAAATTGCTGTACGCCCTTTTGGCGTGTATGCTGCTGATATTGTCTTGCGCCTGTGGAAAAATTTCCAAGAGCAACGATGATCGCTGGCCAGTTTCGGTAGGCGATACTACTTTTACCCACGTACCCAAGCGGGTAATCAGCCTCTCACCTGCTCTCACCGATACGCTGTTTGCCTTGGGTTATGGGGGCCGAATTGTGGGAGTGAGCGACTATTGCGAGTTGCCGGAAACTGCACAGGATACGGCTGCCTGTGGAACGGCTCTGATGCCGGATGCCGATACCCTCTTGCAGCTTGAACCCGATATTATCTTTTGTTCGGCTACGCTGCCCACCAAGATAACAAAAAGCCTGGAGGCGGCAGGCGTTCAGATTATTGTGGTAACGAGTGCTCAAACCCTCGACGGCATATTAGAAAACTACCGTTTGCTCTGCACGGCATTTGAGGGCAGCGAAATGGGCGATCTAAAAACGGAACAGCTCTCACTGTTTGTCCACACAACGCTAGACTATGTTAGCGAGACGGTATCGTCTGCATTGTCACCGGAGGAAAACAAAGCGGTCTATCTAAGGCAGATTCCGTTTGTGATGGCCACTGGCGACACGCTTGAAGGCGGACTGCTAACCGAAATGGGCTTTGTAAATCAGGGTGATGCTTATACTGGCTGGAACTATCCGCTGGAAGCTGAGCCGGATCTAAACCCCAACTATATTTTCTGCGACGAGTCAATCAGTCTTGAGGCACTGCAAAGCAGTGACTATTATAAAAGGACCTCAGCGGTCACTCACGAACGGGTTTATACCTTTGATGCCAGAATGTTTGAACGGCAGTCCCCCAGAATGTTTTTTGAGCTGGAAGACTTGATGAAAAGAGCTTTTCCTGAGGCTTTCGTATCGCCTAAGCCCTCCTTTGTTATGGATATGCCGGAGCCGGAACCAGAGCCTGAAAAAACCTGGTGGCAAAAGCTATTTTCAAAGTGA
- a CDS encoding RidA family protein, whose protein sequence is MKQIISSKNAPGAIGPYSQAVRAGNFLYISGQLPIDPATGEFAGTDIVTQTAQALKNIGAILKEADMDYSHVIKTTVLLNDINDFAPMNQEYAKYFLNDCPARAAFQVAALPKAALVEIEAVAYKE, encoded by the coding sequence ATGAAACAAATCATTTCAAGCAAAAACGCTCCGGGTGCAATTGGGCCATATTCACAAGCTGTTCGCGCCGGCAATTTTCTTTATATTTCGGGCCAGCTACCGATTGACCCAGCCACCGGTGAATTCGCAGGCACGGATATCGTTACCCAGACTGCTCAGGCACTTAAAAATATCGGCGCCATCTTAAAAGAGGCGGACATGGATTATTCCCACGTCATCAAAACCACGGTTTTGCTTAATGATATCAACGACTTCGCACCCATGAATCAGGAGTACGCTAAATATTTCCTTAACGATTGTCCTGCGCGCGCAGCCTTTCAGGTTGCGGCACTGCCAAAGGCCGCGTTGGTCGAAATTGAAGCAGTGGCTTACAAAGAATAA
- a CDS encoding GNAT family N-acetyltransferase, translating to MRISYKRIHDIDQIQLQQLFLALEWSSGHYPDKLHAAMKNYKTVYTAWEGDTLVGLLSAMDDGVMTAYIHYFLVHPEYQRHGIGRKLMEMAKQHYQDYLRIVLVAYDTAVPFYEACGFEKGQDESPMFITELWT from the coding sequence GTGCGCATCAGCTATAAGAGAATTCATGATATCGACCAAATACAGCTGCAGCAATTATTTTTGGCGCTGGAGTGGTCCAGTGGGCATTACCCCGATAAGCTTCATGCAGCGATGAAAAATTATAAGACAGTTTATACCGCCTGGGAAGGTGACACGCTGGTAGGCTTGTTAAGCGCAATGGATGACGGAGTAATGACAGCGTATATTCACTATTTTCTTGTCCATCCTGAATATCAACGCCATGGCATCGGTAGAAAACTGATGGAAATGGCCAAGCAGCATTATCAGGATTATCTTCGTATTGTTCTGGTCGCCTACGACACGGCAGTGCCGTTTTATGAGGCCTGTGGCTTTGAAAAGGGCCAGGATGAATCTCCAATGTTTATCACCGAGCTTTGGACCTGA
- a CDS encoding Crp/Fnr family transcriptional regulator, which translates to MLQHDCSDLFIKNLSFWEQLSDNEKHLLCDNTMLAKYAKGTNVHGGGDDCIGIMLLKSGQLRTYIMSEDGRDITLYRLFKSDVCILSASCVLDAITFDVFIDAEEDTEVLLINSLVFHQLADQNIYVKSFGYQLATTRFSDVMWAMQQVLFMSADKRLAIFLTDELAKNGSDEIKLTHEQIARYMGSAREVVSRMLKYFAQEGVVTLSRGGLRVIDKAKLRRLAQ; encoded by the coding sequence ATGCTGCAGCACGATTGCTCAGATCTGTTTATAAAAAACCTTTCCTTTTGGGAGCAGCTTTCGGACAACGAGAAGCATCTCCTCTGCGATAATACCATGCTGGCCAAATACGCCAAAGGTACGAACGTTCATGGCGGAGGAGACGACTGCATTGGCATTATGCTGTTAAAAAGTGGTCAATTGAGAACCTATATTATGTCAGAGGATGGCCGCGATATCACGTTATATCGCCTGTTCAAAAGCGATGTCTGCATTTTGTCGGCCTCCTGCGTGTTGGATGCCATCACTTTTGACGTTTTTATTGATGCTGAGGAGGATACGGAGGTTTTATTAATCAATTCATTGGTATTCCATCAGCTGGCCGACCAAAATATTTATGTTAAAAGCTTTGGGTACCAATTGGCGACCACCCGCTTCTCGGACGTGATGTGGGCTATGCAGCAGGTGCTATTCATGAGTGCCGACAAACGGTTGGCGATCTTTCTCACCGACGAGCTTGCCAAAAACGGCAGTGACGAGATAAAGTTGACCCATGAGCAAATTGCTCGGTACATGGGCAGTGCCAGAGAGGTTGTCAGCCGCATGCTTAAATATTTTGCACAGGAGGGTGTGGTGACGCTCTCGCGAGGTGGATTGAGGGTTATTGATAAAGCGAAGCTGCGCCGTTTGGCACAATAA
- a CDS encoding amino acid ABC transporter ATP-binding protein, producing the protein MITVKALDKYFGEKHVLKGLNETITKGEKVVIVGPSGSGKSTFLRCLNLLETPTSGEIWFEDNNITDPKCDIDALRRRMGMVFQHFNLFPHLSIIQNITLAPVKLKLQTPQEAEKSAIALLERVGLSDKAQAYPAQLSGGQKQRVAIVRALAMKPDVMLFDEPTSALDPEMVGEVLEVMKELANEGMTMVVVTHEMGFAREVGTRVLFMDEGRILEQNRPSVFFANPRNPRLKDFLSKVL; encoded by the coding sequence GTGATTACCGTTAAAGCGCTTGATAAATACTTTGGCGAAAAACACGTTTTAAAGGGTTTGAACGAAACCATTACAAAAGGTGAAAAAGTCGTTATTGTTGGACCCTCAGGTTCGGGCAAAAGCACATTTTTGCGTTGCCTGAATTTGCTGGAAACACCAACCTCTGGTGAAATTTGGTTTGAGGATAATAATATCACCGACCCCAAGTGCGACATTGATGCGCTGCGCAGACGCATGGGAATGGTGTTCCAACATTTTAACCTTTTCCCGCATCTAAGTATCATTCAAAACATTACGCTAGCGCCCGTTAAGCTAAAGCTTCAAACGCCACAGGAGGCGGAGAAAAGCGCCATTGCACTGCTGGAGCGCGTCGGTCTATCGGATAAGGCTCAGGCTTACCCCGCGCAGCTCTCGGGCGGTCAGAAGCAGCGTGTCGCCATTGTACGCGCGCTGGCCATGAAGCCGGATGTTATGCTGTTTGATGAACCAACCTCAGCGCTAGACCCCGAAATGGTAGGCGAGGTGCTCGAGGTTATGAAAGAACTGGCTAACGAGGGCATGACAATGGTGGTGGTCACCCACGAGATGGGTTTCGCCCGTGAGGTGGGAACTCGCGTGCTCTTCATGGATGAGGGACGCATTTTAGAACAGAACCGCCCCTCCGTCTTCTTTGCAAACCCGCGGAACCCCCGCCTGAAGGATTTTTTATCTAAAGTACTGTAA